The following coding sequences lie in one Populus nigra chromosome 15, ddPopNigr1.1, whole genome shotgun sequence genomic window:
- the LOC133674178 gene encoding probable magnesium transporter NIPA9 isoform X2: MWESICLTLAATAGNNIGKVLQKKGTLILPPLSFKLKVIRAYAANKAWIIGFLIDICGALLMLRALSQAPVSVIQPVSGCGLAILSVFSHFYLKEVMNVIDWIGITLAGIGTIGVGAGGEEQEASSVSIFQLPWLAFLVVLLFVVLNGWLRVYRHQRRAHEMMDYEVVEEIIYGLESGILFGMASVISKMGFVFLEQGFSRMLVPVCVSISICCSATGFYYQTQGLKHGRAIVVSTCAAVASIVTGVLAGMLALGEQLPSAPTARFSLLLGWLFIVVGVILLVSSTWLLRHLPLHRFIRINVDRNFSLSRSGSLRLKDSNPTAVIHAATLHHLISSPSKEKA, translated from the exons ATGTGGGAATCGATCTGTTTAACGTTGGCAGCCACCGCCGGTAATAACATCGGCAAAGTTCTTCAAAAGAAGGGCACTCTCATTCTGCCTCCCCTCTCTTTCAAACTGAAG GTGATAAGGGCATATGCTGCTAATAAAGCTTGGATCATTGGCTTTCTTATCGATATATGTGGTGCATTGTTGATGTTGAGAGCATTATCTCAAGCTCCT GTATCTGTCATCCAACCAGTTTCTGGTTGTGGACTTGCTATTCTTTCTGTCTTTTCCCATTTTTACCTAAAGGAAGTCATGAATGTCATTGATTGGATAGGAATCACTTTGGCTGGTATTGGTACAATAG GAGTTGGTGCTGGAGGTGAAGAGCAAGAGGCATCTTCTGTATCTATTTTTCAATTACCTTGGCTGGCGTTCCTTGTTGTCCTCTTGTTT gtaGTCCTCAACGGATGGCTTCGGGTATACAGACATCAAAGAAGAGCACATGAAAtg ATGGACTATGAAGTTGTTGAAGAAATTATATATGGTTTGGAATCTGGCATTTTGTTTGG GATGGCTTCTGTAATATCAAAGATGGGATTTGTCTTCCTGGAGCAGGGTTTCTCGAGGATGCTAGTCCCTGTATGCGTCTCCATCAGTATATGCTGTAGTGCAACGGGATTTTATTACCAG ACTCAGGGTCTAAAGCATGGAAGGGCAATTGTGGTGTCTACATGTGCTGCCGTGGCATCAATAGTGACTGGTGTTCTTGCTGGAATGCTTGCATTAGGAGAACAGTTGCCTTCAGCACCCACTGCTCGTTTTTCACTTCTACTTGGATG GCTGTTTATCGTAGTAGGTGTGATTTTACTTGTTAGTTCAACTTGGCTGCTGCGGCATCTTCCATTGCATCGCTTCATACGAATTAATGTTGATCGAAATTTCAGTCTAAGTCGATCAGGATCTCTCCGACTTAAGGATTCAAACCCAACTGCTGTTATCCATGCAGCAACATTGCATCATTTGATATCATCTCCGTCCAAGGAGAAGGCTTGA
- the LOC133674178 gene encoding probable magnesium transporter NIPA9 isoform X1, which translates to MWESICLTLAATAGNNIGKVLQKKGTLILPPLSFKLKVIRAYAANKAWIIGFLIDICGALLMLRALSQAPVSVIQPVSGCGLAILSVFSHFYLKEVMNVIDWIGITLAGIGTIGVGAGGEEQEASSVSIFQLPWLAFLVVLLFVVLNGWLRVYRHQRRAHEMMDYEVVEEIIYGLESGILFGMASVISKMGFVFLEQGFSRMLVPVCVSISICCSATGFYYQVKLIYVRFPSEQTQGLKHGRAIVVSTCAAVASIVTGVLAGMLALGEQLPSAPTARFSLLLGWLFIVVGVILLVSSTWLLRHLPLHRFIRINVDRNFSLSRSGSLRLKDSNPTAVIHAATLHHLISSPSKEKA; encoded by the exons ATGTGGGAATCGATCTGTTTAACGTTGGCAGCCACCGCCGGTAATAACATCGGCAAAGTTCTTCAAAAGAAGGGCACTCTCATTCTGCCTCCCCTCTCTTTCAAACTGAAG GTGATAAGGGCATATGCTGCTAATAAAGCTTGGATCATTGGCTTTCTTATCGATATATGTGGTGCATTGTTGATGTTGAGAGCATTATCTCAAGCTCCT GTATCTGTCATCCAACCAGTTTCTGGTTGTGGACTTGCTATTCTTTCTGTCTTTTCCCATTTTTACCTAAAGGAAGTCATGAATGTCATTGATTGGATAGGAATCACTTTGGCTGGTATTGGTACAATAG GAGTTGGTGCTGGAGGTGAAGAGCAAGAGGCATCTTCTGTATCTATTTTTCAATTACCTTGGCTGGCGTTCCTTGTTGTCCTCTTGTTT gtaGTCCTCAACGGATGGCTTCGGGTATACAGACATCAAAGAAGAGCACATGAAAtg ATGGACTATGAAGTTGTTGAAGAAATTATATATGGTTTGGAATCTGGCATTTTGTTTGG GATGGCTTCTGTAATATCAAAGATGGGATTTGTCTTCCTGGAGCAGGGTTTCTCGAGGATGCTAGTCCCTGTATGCGTCTCCATCAGTATATGCTGTAGTGCAACGGGATTTTATTACCAG GTCAAACTGATATACGTACGATTTCCTTCTGAACAGACTCAGGGTCTAAAGCATGGAAGGGCAATTGTGGTGTCTACATGTGCTGCCGTGGCATCAATAGTGACTGGTGTTCTTGCTGGAATGCTTGCATTAGGAGAACAGTTGCCTTCAGCACCCACTGCTCGTTTTTCACTTCTACTTGGATG GCTGTTTATCGTAGTAGGTGTGATTTTACTTGTTAGTTCAACTTGGCTGCTGCGGCATCTTCCATTGCATCGCTTCATACGAATTAATGTTGATCGAAATTTCAGTCTAAGTCGATCAGGATCTCTCCGACTTAAGGATTCAAACCCAACTGCTGTTATCCATGCAGCAACATTGCATCATTTGATATCATCTCCGTCCAAGGAGAAGGCTTGA